Proteins encoded within one genomic window of Leucoraja erinacea ecotype New England chromosome 24, Leri_hhj_1, whole genome shotgun sequence:
- the LOC129708790 gene encoding muscle M-line assembly protein unc-89, with amino-acid sequence MGNSKSSVSNVLHKSSRSVIVIQSPIELGNNLTDDPAPATPPPSTSTAEASSGDHELSTTSTLSARGVKETAGKGSLTEFAALGKFSVGLDNDPREPDKIPTGPNEVAAEVGKMPIASDQVPTEAAKDLAKPDEILGEPNKIPVVTDKVPAEPVKVQTEPVKIPTLSEDVPTEAGRVPGRPVQVPTKADKDPTKPGKVGAEPGKVPIEQNKVPAKSGEIPTKPDKVPAEGPTKPDKVPAEGPTKPDKVPAEQGEAPTTLDKVPAESGAVPAIPDKVPAEPGEVPTKPDKVPAGGKTPIKADKVPAEVHKKADKVLIQDKVPTQLANVLAEPADVPTKRNKVPAEGKVPIKLDTVPAELAEVPTELHKVLAQGKVSTKPGKVPPESVELPTKLDKVPAEDKVHTKPDKVPAQPVEFPRKLDKVPAEDKVPTKLDKVPAESGELPTISDHVQAVPGNVLLKLDIVPAEPGEIATKQDNIPAESGELPKKKRTKSPQKHLRFPQNRTKSPQNRTKSPQNHLRSPLNHTKSQQNKQMSLQNRTMSQQKSLQKQTKSPQNQQRSPQNRTKSQQNQ; translated from the exons ATGGGAAACAGTAAGTCAAGTGTGTCCAATGTACTGCACAAAAGTTCCCGGAGTGTGATCGTCATCCAGTCACCTATA GAACTCGGGAATAACCTCACTGATGATCCTGCTCCTGCCACCCCTCCTCCGTCTACAAGCACGGCAGAAGCCAGCAGTGGCGACCACGAGTTGTCAACAACCTCCACGTTGAGTGCAAGGGGAGTCAAAGAGACAGCAGGAAAAGGATCATTGACTGAATTTGCAGCCTTAGGTAAATTCTCCGTAGGACTAGACAATGACCCCAGAGAACCAGACAAAATCCCTACAGGACCAAACGAAGTTGCGGCAGAAGTGGGCAAAATGCCCATAGCATCAGATCAAGTGCCCACAGAAGCAGCCAAGGACCTCGCAAAGCCAGACGAAATCCTAGGAGAGCCAAATAAAATCCCCGTGGTAACAGACAAAGTCCCCGCAGAACCAGTCAAAGTTCAGACAGAACCAGTCAAAATCCCCACACTATCAGAAGATGTCCCCACAGAAGCAGGCAGAGTTCCCGGAAGGCCAGTCCAAGTCCCCACAAAAGCAGACAAGGACCCCACAAAACCGGGTAAGGTTGGAGCAGAACCGGGCAAGGTCCCCATAGAACAAAACAAAGTCCCAGCGAAATCAGGCGAGATCCCTACAAAACCAGATAAAGTCCCAGCAGAAGGCCCCACAAAACCAGATAAAGTCCCAGCAGAAGGCCCCACAAAACCAGACAAAGTCCCAGCAGAACAAGGTGAGGCCCCCACAACACTGGATAAAGTCCCAGCAGAATCTGGAGCGGTCCCTGCAATACCAGACAAAGTCCCAGCAGAACCAGGTGAGGTCCCTACGAAACCAGACAAAGTACCAGCAGGAGGCAAGACCCCCATAAAAGCGGACAAAGTCCCAGCAGAAGTCCACAAAAAAGCAGATAAAGTCCTTATACAAGACAAGGTCCCTACACAACTAGCCAATGTCCTAGCAGAACCAGCAGACGTCCCTACAAAACGAAATAAAGTCCCAGCAGAAGGTAAGGTCCCCATAAAACTAGACACAGTTCCAGCAGAACTGGCAGAGGTCCCTACAGAACTACATAAGGTCCTAGCACAAGGTAAGGTCTCCACAAAACCAGGCAAAGTCCCACCAGAATCAGTGGAGCTCCCCACGAAACTAGACAAGGTCCCAGCTGAAGACAAGgtccacacaaaaccagacaaagTCCCAGCACAACCAGTAGAGTTCCCTAGAAAACTAGATAAAGTCCCAGCAGAAGACAAGGTCCCCACAAAACTAGACAAAGTCCCAGCAGAATCAGGTGAGCTCCCCACAATATCAGACCACGTCCAAGCAGTACCAGGCAACGTCCTCTTAAAACTAGACATAGTCCCAGCAGAACCCGGAGAGATCGCTACAAAACAAGACAACATCCCAGCAGAATCAGGTGAGCTCCCCAAAAAAAAACGGACAAAGTCCCCACAGAAACACCTAAGGTTCCCACAGAACCGGACAAAGTCCCCACAGAACCGGACCAAGTCCCCACAGAACCACCTCAGGTCCCCACTGAACCACACAAAGTCTCAGCAGAACAAGCAGATGTCCCTACAAAACCGGACAATGTCCCAGCAGAAGTCCCTACAAAAGCAGACAAAGTCCCCACAGAACCAGCAGAGGTCCCCACAAAACCGGACAAAATCCCAGCAGAACCAGTAG